One Thermococcus sp. M36 genomic window, CGCCGAGGAGCTTATCAGGAAGGAGGGAAGGGTTCTCATTGAGGAAAGAACCGACGGTGTCGAGTTCACCTTCCAGGTCTTTACCGACGGGAAGAGGGTCATTCCAATGCCCCTCGCCCAGGATTATCCCCACGCCTACGAGGACGATAAGGGCCCGATAACCGGAGGGATGGGCTCTTACTCATGCGGGAACCACCTGCTCCCTTTTGTCACACGTGAGGACTACAAGAAGGCCCTTGAAACACTCAAGGCGACCGTTGAAGCCATGCGGAAGAACGGAACACCCTACAAGGGAATCCTCTATGGCCAGTTCATGCTCTCCAGAGATGGCCCGGTTATAATCGAGTACAACGCCCGCTTCGGCGACCCAGAGGCAATGAACGTCCTCCCGCTCCTCAAGACGAGCCTGCTTGAGATAACCGAGGGAATCGTGGATGGCAACCTGAAAGGAGCGGAGTTCGAAAACAAAGCCACCGTCGTCAAGTATCTCGCACCAAAGGGCTATCCAGTCAGCCCCGTGAGGGGAGTGAAGGTCGAAGTGAACGAAGGGGCCATAGCCGAAGCCGGGGCAAGGCTCTACTATGCCTCGATCGATGAGAGCTTCACGCTCCTTGGCTCACGTGCCATAGCAGTCGTTGGAATCTCTGAAACGCTTGAAGAGGCCGAGAAAATGGCCCAGAATGCCATCGGCCATGTGAGGGGCGAGCTCTTCTACAGGCGGGACGTCGGCACTAGGGAGAGCGTCGAGAAACGGGTACGCATCATGAAGGGGTTTGGGAAGGAGTTTGAGCCCAATGCCTGTTGAGGTGGTTGAGATGATAAGCCGTGAGGAAATTTTGGGGGTACTTGAAAGATACGACCCCGAAAAGATAACCGTCGGAGTCATCGGGAGCCATTCAGCCCTGGACATAGCCGACGGGGCAAAGGAGGAAGGCCTTCCGGTTCTCGTCGTTGCCCAGATGGGCAGGCACAGGACCTACGCCGAGTACTTCAAGCTGAGAAAAACGCGCGACGGCCTAACCAAGGGCTTCATTGACGAGGTCATTGTTCTGGAGAAGTTCAGGCGGATAATAGACATCCAGGACGAGCTGGTGAAGAGGAACGTCATCTTCGTCCCGAACCGCTCCTTTGTTGTATACACCGGCATCGACAGGGTTGAGAACGAGTTCAAAGTTCCGCTCTTCGGGAGCAGGAACCTGCTGCGGAGCGAGGAGAGGAGCGAGGAGAAGAGTTACTACTGGCTGCTTGAGAGGGCCGGCCTGCCTTATCCTGAGCCTGTTGAGCCTGAGGGGATAGATGAGGTAGGCCTCGTCATCGTCAAGCTCCCGCACGCGAAGAAGAGGCTTGAGCGCGGCTTCTTCACTGCTGCAAGCTAC contains:
- the purD gene encoding phosphoribosylamine--glycine ligase; amino-acid sequence: MRILLVGGGGREHAIGKALVRAGAELYVVSKHKNPGLARLAKEYGLAKETDVPKVLEFAEKWGIDIAFIGPESPLEKGIVNVFEEKGIPAVGPTREAAQLETNKAFARSLMARYEIPGRKLFHVFDDVSEMRSWIDDFGKPVVVKPLGLTGGKGVKVVGYQLRDNDEAKAYAEELIRKEGRVLIEERTDGVEFTFQVFTDGKRVIPMPLAQDYPHAYEDDKGPITGGMGSYSCGNHLLPFVTREDYKKALETLKATVEAMRKNGTPYKGILYGQFMLSRDGPVIIEYNARFGDPEAMNVLPLLKTSLLEITEGIVDGNLKGAEFENKATVVKYLAPKGYPVSPVRGVKVEVNEGAIAEAGARLYYASIDESFTLLGSRAIAVVGISETLEEAEKMAQNAIGHVRGELFYRRDVGTRESVEKRVRIMKGFGKEFEPNAC